A single window of Cydia strobilella chromosome 18, ilCydStro3.1, whole genome shotgun sequence DNA harbors:
- the LOC134749434 gene encoding putative phosphatidate phosphatase isoform X1 — protein sequence MSKDERSICVLRKVVLDGFLIAGLTVCLFAMKLLWEPFHRGFFCDDESLKYPYHENTVTTPMLRSFGLGLPFLVVLVCEWIILRKEPSDTKVFGLSIPTWIRGLYCTVVAFGLGALFVELATEIAKQVIGRLRPHFFDLCRPSIDCSLPEWRGRYVLPSEYYCTSNSSQIEDMRKSFLSGHSSIAAYSMVFLALYLERRMTWRGTRVLRHSLQFSALMISWFTALSRVSDYKHHWSDVLAGYSLGVVFAILVVYCGIDLVQKKKNHIIVPQNDVYVIGPTHA from the exons ATGTCGAAAGACGAGCGTTCGATATGTGTGCTGCGGAAGGTGGTGCTGGATGGATTCCTCATTGCTggat TGACCGTATGCCTATTCGCGATGAAGTTGCTGTGGGAGCCGTTCCACCGAGGGTTCTTCTGCGACGACGAGTCCCTCAAGTACCCCTACCACGAGAACACAGTCACCACGCCCATGCTGAGGTCATTTGGACTGGGGCTGCCCTTTCTAGTT GTATTGGTCTGTGAATGGATAATCCTGCGCAAGGAACCTAGTGACACAAAAGTATTCGGCTTGAGCATTCCGACCTGGATTCGTGGGCTGTACTGCACAGTGGTGGCCTTTGGCCTCGGCGCGTTGTTCGTTGAGTTAGCCACAGAGATCGCCAAGCAAGTCATTGGGAGACTCAGGCCTCACTTCTTTGAT CTATGCCGGCCATCAATCGACTGCAGTTTACCAGAATGGCGCGGTCGCTACGTCCTGCCCTCGGAATACTACTGCACCAGCAACAGCAGCCAGATCGAGGACATGCGCAAGTCGTTCCTCAGCGGACACTCCTCCATCGCGGCCTACAGCATGGTATTCTTGGCT ctGTACCTCGAGCGGCGCATGACCTGGCGAGGGACCCGCGTGCTCCGCCACTCTCTTCAATTCTCCGCCCTCATGATCTCTTGGTTCACCGCGCTCTCTCGAGTGTCGGACTACAAGCATCATTGGAGCGACGTACTGGCTGGCTATAGCTTGGGCGTTGTCTTTGCTATTCTCGTG gtgtACTGTGGCATAGACCTGGtccagaagaagaagaaccacATCATCGTGCCTCAAAACGACGTGTACGTCATCGGACCGACTCACGCGTAG
- the LOC134749434 gene encoding putative phosphatidate phosphatase isoform X2, whose protein sequence is MSKDERSICVLRKVVLDGFLIAGLTVCLFAMKLLWEPFHRGFFCDDESLKYPYHENTVTTPMLRSFGLGLPFLVVLVCEWIILRKEPSDTKVFGLSIPTWIRGLYCTVVAFGLGALFVELATEIAKQVIGRLRPHFFDLCRPSIDCSLPEWRGRYVLPSEYYCTSNSSQIEDMRKSFLSGHSSIAAYSMVFLALYLERRMTWRGTRVLRHSLQFSALMISWFTALSRVSDYKHHWSDVLAGYSLGVVFAILVSDCGIDPMILAALPLCIAREIR, encoded by the exons ATGTCGAAAGACGAGCGTTCGATATGTGTGCTGCGGAAGGTGGTGCTGGATGGATTCCTCATTGCTggat TGACCGTATGCCTATTCGCGATGAAGTTGCTGTGGGAGCCGTTCCACCGAGGGTTCTTCTGCGACGACGAGTCCCTCAAGTACCCCTACCACGAGAACACAGTCACCACGCCCATGCTGAGGTCATTTGGACTGGGGCTGCCCTTTCTAGTT GTATTGGTCTGTGAATGGATAATCCTGCGCAAGGAACCTAGTGACACAAAAGTATTCGGCTTGAGCATTCCGACCTGGATTCGTGGGCTGTACTGCACAGTGGTGGCCTTTGGCCTCGGCGCGTTGTTCGTTGAGTTAGCCACAGAGATCGCCAAGCAAGTCATTGGGAGACTCAGGCCTCACTTCTTTGAT CTATGCCGGCCATCAATCGACTGCAGTTTACCAGAATGGCGCGGTCGCTACGTCCTGCCCTCGGAATACTACTGCACCAGCAACAGCAGCCAGATCGAGGACATGCGCAAGTCGTTCCTCAGCGGACACTCCTCCATCGCGGCCTACAGCATGGTATTCTTGGCT ctGTACCTCGAGCGGCGCATGACCTGGCGAGGGACCCGCGTGCTCCGCCACTCTCTTCAATTCTCCGCCCTCATGATCTCTTGGTTCACCGCGCTCTCTCGAGTGTCGGACTACAAGCATCATTGGAGCGACGTACTGGCTGGCTATAGCTTGGGCGTTGTCTTTGCTATTCTCGTG
- the LOC134749391 gene encoding putative phosphatidate phosphatase, whose amino-acid sequence MAQDKLIWKIVLDFFILCCLASPLLYFQFWSKPKLGGFFVDDHSLHLPYTQQTVPEAALAPAGFALVIVTIIIVEYVRDKKGRSVGEKFLCDHLIPGWVWTSYVTIGIFTYGAVVQQVTSETLKHIVGRLRPHFFDVCRPIYNASDPANANGFIQVFTCADPNDSRTKELSQLSLSFPSAHASFAMYIAVFYIIYLQLKCKWRGSKLLRHAVQFLILLAALYVGISRVVENFHHRDDVAIGFVIGAIAAVLVVKFVLKPKKYMSGTWQETQQQNILPRPVLAR is encoded by the exons ATGGCTCAGGACAAGTTAATATGGAAGATCGTGTTGGATTTCTTTATATTATGCTgtt tGGCCTCTCCCCTCCTGTACTTCCAGTTCTGGAGCAAGCCAAAGCTAGGAGGTTTCTTCGTGGATGACCACAGCCTCCACCTGCCGTATACACAGCAAACTGTACCTGAGGCTGCGCTGGCGCCGGCTGGCTTCGCTCTTGTCATTGTGACG ATAATAATCGTCGAATATGTCCGCGACAAGAAGGGCCGGAGCGTCGGCGAGAAGTTCTTATGCGACCACCTGATCCCCGGCTGGGTGTGGACCAGCTACGTTACCATTGGTATCTTCACGTACGGCGCAGTCGTGCAGCAGGTCACGTCCGAGACTCTGAAACATATCGTTGGGAGGCTTAGGCCGCATTTCTTTGAT GTCTGCCGTCCGATCTACAACGCGTCAGACCCTGCCAATGCCAACGGCTTCATCCAGGTCTTCACCTGCGCAGACCCGAACGATTCGCGCACGAAAGAGCTCAGCCAGCTCAGCCTGTCATTCCCTAGCGCGCATGCAAGCTTCGCTATGTACATCGCCGTATTCTACATT ATATACCTCCAACTGAAATGTAAATGGCGAGGTTCGAAACTGCTCCGACACGCAGTGCAGTTCCTCATTCTGTTGGCTGCGTTATACGTTGGCATATCGAGGGTTGTAGAAAACTTTCATCACAGAGATGACGTGGCTATCGGCTTCGTCATAGGAGCCATCGCGGCCGTTCTAGTG GTGAAATTTGTGCTGAAACCCAAGAAGTACATGTCTGGGACGTGGCAGGAGACGCAACAGCAGAATATCCTGCCGCGGCCGGTGTTGGCACGGTGA